Genomic window (Streptosporangium brasiliense):
AAGGCGTTCGAGCAGGCGTCCAGGGCCGCCTCGCGCTTCGGCGGGACGCCCGCGATCCTGCTGGAGCGCTATATCGAGCACGCCCGCCACGTCGAGGTGCAGATCCTCGGCCTCGCCGACGGCACGGTCGTCGCGCTGGGCGAGCGCGACTGCTCGGTGCAGCGCCGGCACCAGAAGGTCGTGGAGGAGACGCCGTCCCCCGGCATCACCCAGGAGCTGCGCGAGCGCATGCTGGCGGCGGCCGTACGGGCGGGCGAGGCGGTCGGTTATCTCGGCGCGGGGACCGTGGAGTGCCTGGTCGACGCCGACAAGCAGGACTTCGTCTTCCTGGAGATGAACACCCGGCTCCAGGTGGAGCACCCGGTCACCGAGCTGGTCACCGGCGTGGACCTGGTCGAGCAGCAGCTGCTGATCGCCGCGGGCGAGAAGACCGCGCCGGAGGTGATCGCGCGCGGCCATGCGATCGAGTTCCGCGTCTACGCCGAGGACCCCAAGCGGTTCTTCCCTGGTCCCGGGAAGATCGACATCTGGACGGAACCGTCCGGCGAGGGCGTCCGGGTGGACTCCGGCTACACCGACGGCAACACGGTCACGCCGTTCTACGATCCGCTCATGGCCAAGCTGTGCGTGTTCGGGCAGACGCGGGCCGAGGCCCTGGAGCGCGCCCGGGCGGCCGTGGCGGGCTTCGAGATCGCGGGACCCAAGAACAACCTGCCGTTCTGCGCGGAGCTGCTGGAGCACCCCGAGTTCGTCGAGGGGACCTACGACACCGGACTGGTGGCTCGCATGCGGGCCTGAACAGGTCGGTCTGACACAGATGGATCACAGTGATTGATGGGAGTGTCCGGTGGCTGAAGTACGCGCAGAGATGGTGGCAAATGTCTGGAAGGTCCTCGTTTCCCAGGGCGACACCGTCGAGGACGGCGACACCCTGGTCATCCTTGAGTCGATGAAGATGGAGATCCCCGTCATCGCCGAGGACGACGGTGTGATCACCGAGATCAAGGTCGCCGAGGGCGACGTCATCCAGGAAGGCGACGTCATCGCCGTCATCGAGTAGCCTGCCCGGCCCCGCACCGTGCCGCGGCGCCGGTCACCGCCGCGCGTGCTCCCGCCGTACCGGCGCCGGTGAGAGTCCCGCGTGAGCGGTCCCGGCTCCGGTCGCATAGTGGGGCCCGGTTGGCGCACGGTGAGCGTGTGCGGCGGTTCCGGGTGGCGCGCGGTGGGTGTGGGACGGTGTGCGGCGGTTCCGGGTGGCGCGCGGTGGGTGTGGGACGGTGCGCGGTGGTTCCGGACGGTGTGCGGGGCGGTGTCGGGGGTGTCCCGGGCGGTGTGCGGTGAGCGCGGGCGGTCAGCGGGAGAGTCTGGCGATGAAGCGTTCGCGGTCGACGACCACGCGTTCGATCGTGCCGGTCGCGACGGTGGTGTGCCGGTCGGCGGCGGTGAAGGCGAAGACCAGACGGCGGCCGTCGACCTCGGTGAGCTCGGCGGCGATCTCGACGTGGGTGCCGACCGGGCTGGCCGCCAGGTGCTCCAGGACGACCTTGGTGCCCACGGAGGTCTGGCCGGGCTCCAGCGCGCCCGTGACCGCCCGGACGGTGGCCTGTTCGGCGAAGGCCAGCAGGCGGGGGGTGGCCAGGACGGGGACGTCTCCGCTGCCGACCACGGCCGCGGTGTCCTCCCTCTCGACCATGATGAGGAGCTGGGCGCGCAGGCCGGGAGTCAACGTCATGGGCGTCAGCATAAGGTGATCGGGTGACCCCCTACTGCGATCACTGCGGCCGCCCGGCGCACGAGGGCGAGCACGCGGGCTGCCGCGCCGCGCGCGCGATGGAGCCGCCGCGTTACTGTCCCCACTGCTGCCGGCGCATGGTGGTCCAGGTGACCCCCACCGGCTGGTCGGCGCGCTGCGCGGAGCACGGCACGCTGAGCGGCTGAGCCCCGGTTCCGTCGGCCGGGGCGGATCACCGCCCCGCGACGGACCGAGCACTGCTCTCCGGCCGCTAGTTTTATGTACGTTTTATGTACTCTTGTGGGGGATTCCAGGGTGGCCAAGGCTCCGTCGATGATCCGTGGGCGCCGGGGGCGGTGCGCGCCGACGGCTGCCTGGCAGCTCTTGCCGTAAAAGTGCGCAACCTATACAAGTACGCTTAAAAGTCCTGAGTTTTGTGCGATGCTACGGCACGCGTCTTGTTTGTGAGGCATACGGCTTGCAGGGTTTCGTTACGTTGCCGTGACGTTGGCGCGATACAAATCCGCTTTGTTGGAGAACCCTGGGGTGGGAGCGGAGAGGGTTACGGGGGAGTCATGGTGGCCCAAGGCACGACGCTGGCGGGGCGGTATCGGCTGGATACCCGCATCGGCGCCGGCGGTATGGGCGAGGTGTGGCGCGGTGAGGACACCGTCTTGGCCCGCACCGTCGCGGTCAAGGTGCTGCTCCCGGGCCGTACTGACGACCCCGGCTTCCTGGTGCGCTTCCAGGGCGAGGCCCGGGCGATGGCGACGATCAACCACCCCGGGGTCGTAGACGTCTACGACTACGGGATTCACGAGGTGCCCGGCGCGGGGGCGACGGCATATCTCGTGATGAAGTTCGTGGACGGCGAGCCGCTCGACCGGCTGCTCGGGCGGCTGGGGAGCATCGCCCCCGGGCCCGCGATGGAGCTCATCGCCCAGGCGGCCTCCGCCATGCAGGCCGTCCACGACCAGGGCATCGTCCACCGGGACATCAAGCCCGGCAACCTGATGGTCCGCTCCGACGGCACACTCGTGCTCACCGACTTCGGCATCGCCAGGTCGGACGCGGCCAGCAGGCTGACCGACGCCGGCATGGTGCTCGGCACCGCCGCCTACTGCGCGCCCGAGCAGGCCGAGGGCGCGCCGGTCACCCCCGCGGTCGACATCTACGCGCTGGGCGTGGTGGCCTACGAGTGCCTGGCCGGGCAGCGGCCCTTCGACGGCGACACCCCGGTCACGATCGCGCTCAAGCACATCCGCGAGATGCCGCCGCCACTGCCGCCGCACATCCCTCCCGCGGTCCGGGCCCTGGTGGAGCGGGCCCTGTCCAAGGACCCGGCCCGGCGCTTCCCCAGCGCCGCCGCGATGAGCACCGCCGCCAGGCAGGCGGCGCGCCTCGGGCCGGAGACCGGCTCGACGATGGCGCCGCCGCTCCCGCCCGCCGGCGCGGTGCAGGCCGGCTGGGAGGGCGCCGCACCGCCGCAGACCGGCCGGCACGGAGCCCCTCCGCAGGCCGACCGGTCCGAGGCGCCGCTGCCGCAGACCGGCTGGCAGGGGGCCATGCCTCCGGCGGGCCCGCAGGGGGCCGTGCCGCCCGAGACGGCGCCATCGCCCGGCCCGGCCACGCAAGCGGTCCCGCAGGGCCGTGGCCGCCGCGGCGCGAAGCGGCCCCGGAGGAAGGGCGGGCTGCTGGCGGTCTCCGCGGCGGCGGCCGTGATGTGCGTCGGGCTCGTCGCCCTGGCGATCAACGGGATGGCGGCCTCCACGGTGTCCAACACCCAGACGACGAAGCCCGAGCCGCTGCCCAGCGTGAGCGGTTCGCCGAGCCCCACGAAGACCAGGTCCTCCAAGCCCCCCAGGCCGAGGCAGACCGCCACCGCCCCGGCCGAGCAGCCCACCCGCCCCACCCGCACGCCCACACCCACCCCGACCCCCACCCCGACGCCCACACCCACCCCGACGCCGACCCCGACGCCCACACCCACCCCGACGCCGCTGCCGAAGCGGAAGGTGCCCGACGTCACGGGCATGGCGCCGGACATGGCCAGGAGCGAGCTGCAGAAGGCGGGCCTGAAGCCGAAGACGTCTGACAGCGCCGACCTCGACCGCACCCAGTGCATGAGGGTGGTCGAGCAGCATCCGCCCGGCGGGACCATGTGGGACCCGAGGAAGCCGGTGGAGATCGTCGTGGCCAACTACGGCTGCCCGTCCAGCCCGGCGCCCACCCCGACCTCGACGCCCAGCCCCTAGACGAGCAAGACCTGAGCCGTTCGGGTGCGGGGACGGCGAGCCGCGGAGACGGCGAAGGGGGTCGACGACCTGTCTGTGACGGCAGCCGTCGACACCCTTCTCGCCGCGCGGTGACTGGTCCGGCAGGCCGGCCCGCATCGGACCTCCGCCGGAGCCGGCCGGTGCCGAACCGCTGACCTCGGCGGTGGCCCAGGCCCTGCCCGGGGTCCGGCCGACCCCACCCCGGCCATACCCGGCCGCCCCCGTCCGGCCTCGGCGCGGCTGGGTCCCCGCCGTGGCGGGGCCCCAGCCGGCGCCGTTCAGACCCCGGTGGTGTTGCGGGGGTAGGCGACCGACGGGTCGGTGGCGATGTTGACCATGTACGGGACGCCGGAGTCGAAGGCGCGCAGCAGCGCCGGGCCGATCTGCGACGGGTCGGTGACCAGCTCGCCGCCGCCGCCCAGAGCGGTCACCACCTGGTCGTAGCGGCACTGCGGCTGGAGCTCGGCCGCCACGTCGTAGCCGTAGAGCATCTGCATGGGGTGCTTCTCCAGTCCCCACATGCCGTTGTTGCCGCAGATCATCACCACCGGCAGGCGGTGCCGTACGAGCGTGTCCACGTCCATCAGCGAGAAACCGGCCGCGCCGTCGCCGAGCAGCAGCACCACCTGCGAGGAGGGCCGCGCCACCCGGGCGGCGATGGCGTAGCCCAGGCCGGTGCCCAGGCAGCCGTACGGGCCCGGGTCGAGCCAGTTGCCGGGCTGCTTGGGCTCGACGTATTTGCCGGCGTAGGAGACGAAGTCGCCGCCGTCGCCGATCACCACGGCGTCGTCGGCGAGGACCTTGGCCAGCTCGCCGTAGATGCGCATCGGGTGGATCGGGTCGGAGCCGGAGGCCAGCAGGTCCGCGTCGGCGGCGATGGCCGCCGACGCGGCCTCCGACAGCTTCGACAGCCACGGCGCGTAGGACGCGGGGGAGACGCCGGCCTGGTTGCAGGCCGTACCCAGCCCCCAGAAGACCAGCGACAGGTCGCCGGCGGCGGTCCCGGAGGGCTCGATGTGCGTGGTGAGCTGCGACGGGGCGTCGGCCAGGTGCACGACCCTGGCGAGCGGGGCGCCGTCCTTGCCGCCGAACCAGCCGTAGCCGAGGCGGAAGTCCAGCGGGGCGCCCGCCACGATCACCAGGTCGGCCTGGGTGAGGGCCAGCCCTCGGGCCCGGGTGACCAGCAACTCGTGCCCGGCGGGCAGGATGCCGCGGCCCTGGCCGTTGGGGATGACCGGCAGGCGGAACTCCTCGGCGAAGCCCCGGGCGACCTCCTCGGCGCGGTCCATCCACACGTCCGAGCCGAGCACCAGCACCGGGCGCTCGGCCTCGGCGAGCAGGCGGGCGATCCCGGCGAGGGAGTCGGGGTCGGGCTCCAGCGGTGACGGGGTCAGCGTCTCGGTGACGTGGTCGGGCGGGGGCGCGGCCGCGAACAGGTGGTCCATGTGGAAGTCGAGGAAGACCGGGCCGCGGTGCGGGGCCAGGGCCGTGCGGAAGGCCATCTCCACGTCTTCGGCGACGGAGTCGGGGCCGGAGCCGGTGAAGGCCAGTTTGGTGATCGGCGCGAACAGCGGCGGGTGGTCGATCTCCTGCAGCGCGCCGGAGCCCCAGCGTGAGCGCGGTGCCCGGCCTCCCATGACCACGACGGGGGAGCCGTTGAAGTGCGCGGTGGCCACGCCGCTGACGCCGTTGGTGACGCCGGGGCCGGCGGTGAGCACGGCCAGTCCGGGTCTGCGGGTCAGCCGGGCGGTCGCCTCGGCGGCGAAGACCGCGCTCTGCTCGTGCCGCACGTCGAGGATGGGCATGCCCTCGTGGACCGCCCCGTCATACAGCGGGAAGACGTGCCCACCGGACAGGGTGAACATGGTCTCGATTCCATAGGCCTTGGAGACGGCGACCGCGATGTCACCTGCGTGCTTTGGGGACTCCATACCGCGCAACCTACCAGTCAGTCACTTAGCCGGACAGGGGTTCTTCACCCTGCCCAGATTCCTCCCACCTAACGCTGCCAGCGCATATTCGCCCCGTCCGGCGGCCCCGGCCGCACGGCCCCGGTCGCCCGGCACGCGCCGACGACCGGGCCGGCCCGGACGGCCCGACCGGCCCGTGCGGCCCCGCGGTCACCGGTCCGCGCCGGCCGACCCGGACGGCCGGGCCGGCGTCTACAGCGGTGGGACCGACCAGCCCTTCTCCGCCCACAGGGGCGCGTGCTCGGCGTTGACGAACAACCGGTCCTCCGGCTGCGGGATCCGGTGGTAGCTCTGCGGGTGGAGCAGCTCGGAGGAACTGTCGGACAGGTCGAGGACATACCGGTCAGGCGCCCGCCGCCCGGCC
Coding sequences:
- a CDS encoding serine/threonine-protein kinase, whose amino-acid sequence is MVAQGTTLAGRYRLDTRIGAGGMGEVWRGEDTVLARTVAVKVLLPGRTDDPGFLVRFQGEARAMATINHPGVVDVYDYGIHEVPGAGATAYLVMKFVDGEPLDRLLGRLGSIAPGPAMELIAQAASAMQAVHDQGIVHRDIKPGNLMVRSDGTLVLTDFGIARSDAASRLTDAGMVLGTAAYCAPEQAEGAPVTPAVDIYALGVVAYECLAGQRPFDGDTPVTIALKHIREMPPPLPPHIPPAVRALVERALSKDPARRFPSAAAMSTAARQAARLGPETGSTMAPPLPPAGAVQAGWEGAAPPQTGRHGAPPQADRSEAPLPQTGWQGAMPPAGPQGAVPPETAPSPGPATQAVPQGRGRRGAKRPRRKGGLLAVSAAAAVMCVGLVALAINGMAASTVSNTQTTKPEPLPSVSGSPSPTKTRSSKPPRPRQTATAPAEQPTRPTRTPTPTPTPTPTPTPTPTPTPTPTPTPTPLPKRKVPDVTGMAPDMARSELQKAGLKPKTSDSADLDRTQCMRVVEQHPPGGTMWDPRKPVEIVVANYGCPSSPAPTPTSTPSP
- a CDS encoding acetolactate synthase is translated as MESPKHAGDIAVAVSKAYGIETMFTLSGGHVFPLYDGAVHEGMPILDVRHEQSAVFAAEATARLTRRPGLAVLTAGPGVTNGVSGVATAHFNGSPVVVMGGRAPRSRWGSGALQEIDHPPLFAPITKLAFTGSGPDSVAEDVEMAFRTALAPHRGPVFLDFHMDHLFAAAPPPDHVTETLTPSPLEPDPDSLAGIARLLAEAERPVLVLGSDVWMDRAEEVARGFAEEFRLPVIPNGQGRGILPAGHELLVTRARGLALTQADLVIVAGAPLDFRLGYGWFGGKDGAPLARVVHLADAPSQLTTHIEPSGTAAGDLSLVFWGLGTACNQAGVSPASYAPWLSKLSEAASAAIAADADLLASGSDPIHPMRIYGELAKVLADDAVVIGDGGDFVSYAGKYVEPKQPGNWLDPGPYGCLGTGLGYAIAARVARPSSQVVLLLGDGAAGFSLMDVDTLVRHRLPVVMICGNNGMWGLEKHPMQMLYGYDVAAELQPQCRYDQVVTALGGGGELVTDPSQIGPALLRAFDSGVPYMVNIATDPSVAYPRNTTGV
- a CDS encoding acetyl-CoA carboxylase biotin carboxylase subunit — translated: MFESVLVANRGEIARRIIRTIQRMGLRAIAVYSEADADLPFVREADEAILLGPANPAQSYLDADKVLEAARVSGAQAVHPGYGFFSENAGFARAVIDAGLTWIGPSPEAIERMGDKINARNLMEAAGVPVAAGTREPVTGLEEAVAAVAGIGYPVMVKTAGGGGGIGMGVAHDEAGLAKAFEQASRAASRFGGTPAILLERYIEHARHVEVQILGLADGTVVALGERDCSVQRRHQKVVEETPSPGITQELRERMLAAAVRAGEAVGYLGAGTVECLVDADKQDFVFLEMNTRLQVEHPVTELVTGVDLVEQQLLIAAGEKTAPEVIARGHAIEFRVYAEDPKRFFPGPGKIDIWTEPSGEGVRVDSGYTDGNTVTPFYDPLMAKLCVFGQTRAEALERARAAVAGFEIAGPKNNLPFCAELLEHPEFVEGTYDTGLVARMRA
- a CDS encoding biotin/lipoyl-binding carrier protein, whose translation is MAEVRAEMVANVWKVLVSQGDTVEDGDTLVILESMKMEIPVIAEDDGVITEIKVAEGDVIQEGDVIAVIE
- the bsaP gene encoding biotin synthase auxiliary protein BsaP; this encodes MTPYCDHCGRPAHEGEHAGCRAARAMEPPRYCPHCCRRMVVQVTPTGWSARCAEHGTLSG
- a CDS encoding thioesterase family protein, which encodes MTLTPGLRAQLLIMVEREDTAAVVGSGDVPVLATPRLLAFAEQATVRAVTGALEPGQTSVGTKVVLEHLAASPVGTHVEIAAELTEVDGRRLVFAFTAADRHTTVATGTIERVVVDRERFIARLSR